A genomic region of Pelodiscus sinensis isolate JC-2024 chromosome 1, ASM4963464v1, whole genome shotgun sequence contains the following coding sequences:
- the TSKU gene encoding tsukushi: MPLPAWFNLLLLFPCIGTIKTCSRGCHCEVESFGLFDSFSLTKVDCSGIGSHIVPVPIPLDTSYLDLSSNKLENINESMLTGPGYTTLVSLDLSYNKIAKISSTTFSRLRYLESLDLSHNSLAVLPEECFSSSPLGDIDLSNNNLLDIRLDVFASRGQGRPINVDLSNNMINTVSGHYDKNIPNIQSLNLSGNRLKTVPNLQGIPLRYLNLDGNPLAKIEKGAFAGLRDLIHLSLSSLRGFRDLSPYSFKELPNLQVLDLSSNPNLKSLSAEVVFGLSSLQELNLSSTSVSFLPKTVLKYLPTIKSITLGKNVQCLKVIKEGQYHRQIGLTKKEVLSCHDNHGSVAAASYVL, from the coding sequence ATGCCTCTACCAGCCTGGTTCAatctgctgcttctctttccGTGCATTGGTACTATCAAGACCTGCTCCCGAGGATGCCACTGCGAAGTGGAGAGTTTTGGTCTCTTTGACAGCTTCAGCTTGACCAAGGTGGACTGCAGTGGAATAGGCTCACACATTGTTCCCGTCCCTATCCCACTGGATACTTCCTATTTGGATCTGTCCTCAAACAAACTGGAAAACATCAATGAGTCAATGCTAACCGGCCCTGGTTACACCACCTTGGTGAGCCTTGACCTGAGCTATAATAAAATTGCTAAGATCTCTTCCACGACCTTCTCCAGGCTCAGGTATCTGGAATCCTTGGATCTGAGTCATAACTCTTTGGCAGTTCTTCCCGAGGAATGCTTCTCCAGCTCTCCCCTGGGGGACATAGATTTGAGCAACAACAACCTCCTGGATATAAGGCTAGATGTCTTTGCTTCCAGAGGTCAAGGGAGACCCATTAACGTGGACCTGTCCAACAACATGATAAATACAGTCTCAGGACACTACGACAAAAACATCCCCAACATCCAGAGTTTAAATCTGTCTGGAAACAGACTAAAGACTGTGCCAAATCTCCAAGGGATTCCTCTGCGATACTTAAATCTCGATGGGAATCCTCTGGCTAAGATTGAGAAAGGAGCCTTTGCAGGACTGAGGGATTTAATTCATTTATCTCTTAGCAGCTTACGGGGCTTTAGAGATCTCTCTCCTTACAGCTTCAAAGAACTGCCCAATCTCCAGGTACTCGATTTATCTAGCAACCCCAATCTTAAGTCGTTGAGTGCCGAAGTCGTCTTTGGTCTAAGCTCCTTGCAAGAGCTCAACCTGTCCAGTACAAGTGTGTCCTTCTTGCCAAAGACAGTGCTGAAATACTTACCTACCATCAAAAGCATTACCTTGGGGAAAAATGTTCAGTGTCTTAAGGTGATCAAGGAAGGACAGTATCACCGACAAATTGGACTGACCAAAAAAGAGGTCCTCAGTTGTCATGACAACCATGGGTCTGTAGCAGCAGCATCCTATGTCTTGTGA